Within Peromyscus leucopus breed LL Stock chromosome 7, UCI_PerLeu_2.1, whole genome shotgun sequence, the genomic segment AAAGATGAGCACGATAGTGGAGCCCAAGTTAAACTCGCCCAGGTGCTCGCCTTTGCGCATGGGCACACCCTCCTTGTTGGCATGTGTTACAAAGCTCAAGTCATTGTAGGAACCCTTGCTGTATCTGGGGCTGTTCGTTTGCAGGTCCTGGGGGCAAGAAGGAGAGGGTTAATTAGCCTTGTTGCCTATCCTCAACCCTGCCCAGCTCAGGAAAGGtaacaaggacagcagcagcatctCAGGGCAAAAGGCTGTCACCAATCAACAGTCCCAACATCTGCTGAGACCTAGacaaggctgggggggggggcggggtgtgtggggtgtggatAGACCCAAGCATAAATGGTGCCAGGCTAGTGGCAGCAGCAGTCATAACACCTAGAAAGGCAGCGTGGGGAGGGCGCCAGGGTTTCCCATCTAAGCCAGTTCTACCCGTCTCCATGTTCACCTTTGCTTCGGAGCCTGGCAGAGGCAGCGCAGTGGAGTGGAGTGAGGTTGGGTCTCACCTCTCCAGCCATCTCCAGGCAGGTGAATGgcaacagagagagggaggctaAGAGGCTGAGCTGGCACAGGTGCTTAAACAGAGCCGCTGCtcagcagagccaggcctggCCAGAGCTGGaacacccctccccaccacaaAATTGATAAGCCGCAAAGATCTGGCTGCACAGCAAATGGAATGGCTGGACCCAagaggttggcctgtgggctcTGCTCACTCTGTCAAAGTAGATTCGGATCGAGCCCACGTTGGTGGCGCCCACTGCTGTCAACGAGAAGAACCCATGTTTCCAGTCCCCAGTCAGGACCACACGCTCATTGTGACAGAAGAGCTCTTTGATCCATCGGGCCATGCCAGGGTTCACTGACATCAAGGAACCTAAGGAGATAGGAAAACAAGCTACTTCCTGCTCAGAGCCTGGTGTGTGCATGCCAGAGTGGCCTAAAAGCCACAGGGACTCAGGCTAAGTGTTGTTTAAATTCCAATCAGGACCCAGACACTCTTGCCTATAGCCAGCCAGCCTCAAGTGGTCATCTGGCCTTGACAACACCAGCCTAGAGTCCAATCCTCTCAAGTCAAGAGGTCAGGGGCCTCGAATGCCCACAGAGGCAGCTCTCACCCTCAGCCAGCCCTGGGCCTACCTGGGAAGTGGCGCCGATGTGAGACGGTCCAGTCAGTGGGGGAGTGGAAACAGTGGTAGTCTCCGGGGGCCAGGTAGATGACACAGTGGTAGAGCTCATTGCCTTCGCGGGTGACCAGCTGGTTCCTGAAGGAGTcatgggaggaggctgtggggtggggcagagggaaggCCTGGCTCTTTGACAAGCTCCAGGTACCGTTTACCCCACAGTGCGCCCCTGGCCCGTGGCCTGCAGGTAGCCTAGCTGGAGCTCCGGTGTCTGCATACTAGCCTGCTGTCCCAAAGCCTCCCAGCCTTCGTGTTCCCTTGGCCCCTTATGCCCTTTGTTAGCCTCTGACGTCCACCCCAGCTCCAACCCCAACTAAGCAGTGACCCACCTGGAGGGAAGGGCAGGTCCTCTGTACAGGCTCGAGGGCCCAGGAATGACTCCAGGGAGTAGGTTACGCCCTTTACCTGCTCCACCTCACAGTTCTTCACCTGCCCAAAGGTGAGGATCTTGCCATCTGATGGGCTGATCTGGAGGGGACAGAGAGGCTTGATACTAAGGGGAAGGAGTCAGTCCTCACCTTCAGTGGCTCCCTGAACTCCACCGCCTGCCAAGCACCTAGGGATCCCCAGTTTAGGACATGCTGACACTGGGGGACTACAGAACATGAGGGAGCATCCCAGAGGGCCTCAGCCAGTGCGGGGCTGCTGAGCCTGGCTTAAAAGCAGACAAGGAGTCCATTTCCTAATGAGGGACAAGGGCCAGCCAGGCCTTACCACACTGTGCAAGCCACAGACAGGCCGTGCCTGAGGCTTCAGCTTACGGCGGAAGAACTCGCTGAGGTTCCGGTAGTGCTGCAGGTCCTCCACAGCAGCCTCTGTCATGTTTACCCCAAAGGTCCAGATGTACAGGCTGTAGACCGGCCTCCGCAGCCAGGAAGGAAGTTCCACCTGGTTCAGGCGACCCCAGGCACGTGACAGCAAACGCGTTGGCACCGACTTGTACAGGGCCACCTGCAGGCCACAGTGCAGGAGGCTGAGTTGGTCACAAACTGAGAGCTGTCACACACTCCCAcaccctcgtgtgtgtgtgtgtgtgtgtgtgtgagatatgtttgtgtgtgacacacgagagagagagagagagagagagagagagagagagagagagagagagagagagagagagagagagagagagagaacacacctAGAGAAGCCACCACAAAAGCCCAAGTGTTCAGGCTGGTTTGTGATGTGGTTGTTTCTCAGAAGGAACCAGACTGTGCTCACCAATACTCAAACAAGGGCTGGATATGCATACATCCTGGACCATTTTTTTGCTATTTCATGCAAAGGTCAAAGAGCAGCTGCTTGAGTCCCAGAGGTGGAGACTGGACcaatctgtcttcttttttcaaatttatttatttttattttatgtttatgcgTGAGAGTGCcaaatcttggagttacagacagttgtgagctgccatgtgggggctgggatttgaacctgagtcctcaggGAAACTCCCCATCTTTTCAGCCCCCTGTCTTGGTTCTTGAAGATGGGAGGTAGTGGACAGAAATGGACCTGATACAAGCCTAACAGACTATCAGGAGCCTGCTACCCTCGTCCTTGCTCACTGTCCACATTCCATACTACTCAAGAAGGCACCTGGAGATTCCCAAGAGCAAGGGGCGGGCGTATAGTCCTCGTCATAGGAAGCAAGGACGGTGTCCTCACTCGCACATCTGCAACATCACCTTGCCACATCTGCACCTGAGCAAGCCCATGGGCTCTCAAAAGGCAGGAGGAGACTTCTCTTTGAAAACTTGCTGCTATTGCTCTAGTATGGAGCACCAAGAGACAAGTGGCGGGCCCACTGTTGGGCCAGATGGTCCTGCAGAACTCTtgagctgccgccgccgccaccactgctGTGTGTCTGAACACAGCACCAACGCCCTTCAAAGGGAAGTCATTTTCAACTTGGAACAGTCCTTCCCCATACTAGTTATCTCCTGGCTGATGCTCACCGTCATGGGGCTCAGCCACTTGGACAGAGCAACATCGTCGTGTGGCTCCAGGCTACACTAGTGTCTCGTCTACTCTCGTGGGTTTTTGCAATGTCTACCTAGACTACCAGTGATCAAGAAGCAGGGCCTCCTTCGTGGGGTCAGCCTGTCAAGAAACTGAGAGCAAGACAGCCCTCCAGGCGTATGCTGGCCAGGTCCTGCCCAGGGCAGCTACCTGTGCAGTCCTGCGCTTCTCAAGCATGTATTCAAATTCACAGGCCCAGTCTAGCGCAGCCTTCCTAAACTGCCTGCTGGTGTCCAGATTTTACTTGGATTTTTCTTACAATCACCTCTCTGCTTGCTTCCGCCTGTAAGAGTGACATCATTTTCTGACTGACCAATGTGTAAGTTCCTCCCAAAGCCAGTGCTCCCAGTGACACCAGGGAAGCTGTAGACCGTCGCATGGTCACCATCAAACACCCTTCTCACACAGATCTACCCGAGAGTGCAGCCACTGCTTCTACTTCTGAACACATGTTTCTTCCTCCGTCTTCCCTGTAGGCCTGTCTAGGGAGGGCCATGGCCAAGCGGCCTGTTCACACTTACCCTGCTCACGGGCCTCCATCCCACCCGGCTCAGGGGCCTGAGGGCACCGAAGGGCAGGAGGTAGTAGAGGATGGTCAGGGGCCAGGAGCGCAGTTTCAGAGCAGGTCTGGACATGCAGCTAAGCTGGCCTAGCCTTCGACGTAGGGCCAGCTGGGGGAAGTACAACCTGCAGGACACAGGTTCACACATGGCCTGGGTCAATGCCTGAGTCTAAGAGAAACCGAGGAGCAAGCCCTCAGCCGATGCCATTCctgctccctcacacacacacacacacacacacacacacacacacacacacacacacacacacaccgccccccgccccccgcaagCTGCCTCTCCAATGGAGCCAAACGGTTCCAGCAGGCATTCCAACCAAGCCCTGGTTCTGAGTCGGGGACCTGGCTGCCTGACTTGTGGGCTCATTTCCCAGTGTCTCCCACCTGCCAGCTGACCAGGTGGCAACAGGACAGAGGCAGTCCAGGTCCAACTCCTGGACACTCCAAGGTAGAGCCCCCTCCAAGTACTGCAGCAGCCCCAGCAGAGGCCTTGGGGCCCGGAGAATCTGCCTTATACCTGCAGCCTCCCATGCTAAGGAGGGTTGGGACCCAAGGATAGTTCTGTCCTGACAAGGTGCCAGAAAGACTGAGTCTAACCGAAGCAGGGCACAAGACTGAAGTGCCGTGAGCCTAGCCAGCTGGACCGCACAACTGTGATGCCTGGACAAGCTTCAGATCTTTTGCTTCCTCTTTTGCTAAATGATAGGACATAGCTGTGGCTCCGTCTGCCTGTGTCTCTGGGTCAGGCTCTCTAAACCTCACCCACAGAGTTAGGAGGAGGACCACCACCTAGTCCCAAAGCCTCCTCCTCCGCTGCGAGAGTCACATATATGCCCATGGGGTCTACCCGtttgacaaattatttttttctatacagCCAGCTTTGCAAAGGCACAGAGGCCCTTGCCCTGTAACCCCGGCTTCCTGAATGCAACCAAGTTCTGTCACACTCAGGTCCTAGAAAATACTCCTGAGGCCTCAATGTAGCCCTCATGAGACCATACTGCCACCCACTCTGAGAATGTCCCCAGGCATTTAGATTCTTGTCTGAAAAATCACATTTGATTAAACAAGCTAAGGCTGCCATCTGCAACTGTGCTTGCTCTCAAGAGGAGCCGAGTCCTCTGTCTCCCAGAAACTGAGCAGACCAAGGAACAAAAGGAGATTTCAGCAGGTAACGGGGTGAGCCTGGCAGTCAGTCCATCAGTGATGGCAGAGGGGGGCTGAGCCTAAGCTCCCAGTGCCCAAAGCCACAGCGCCGCAACTGTCCTGCATGCATTTCCTCTCTTCCACTCCACCCCACTAGGTTTTTAAAACAGAAGGAGGCGGCAGGGACCGAGCAAAGACAAGTCTCTGTTCTCCTGCGGGCTGCCCCACCCAAGTCACTGCAGAAGAGAGGAGACCAATCCCGAAATGCTGGGCAGGGGAGGCTGGTCCTCTCCCAAGTGTAGGAAGCAGGGGTCGGTGGTAGGAGGGGCCTGGGTGCCCTTGCTAAGGACCAAGACATAGGGCGGAAGCCCATTCCTGTCTCCCCCCACTGGGCCCTCCTCCCAGCCAGAACCACAGGTACCTGAAGTGGGCTCTCCTACTCGGGGCACTCAGGACCCCCTCTCCAGGCCCCTCCAGCCGAGGGGGTCATCCCAGACCTCCTACTGCCACCTCCACATGAGAGCCACTagccttgacctctgaccttcctgAGACAGTGCCGGGGTACAGTAGGGTTAGGTCTCGATGGGCAGCATCTCACCATTTCGCTGCTGCTTGGAGCTCTGGTCCTTGCGGCTTCTCTGACTGACACATTGTGGTAGGCACAGGGAGGCTGTCGCGAGCCTCCACAAGAGTGCGCTCGCTCGCCGGCTCGCTCACTCACTCgcctttgtttttctccttcctccccttccccctcgcCAGAGGCATCCAGTATGGTCACTGCTCCCGTCGCTGGTGGCAATGCTTCTAGTCTGTTCCCTCTTGGCTCACAGGCACGGGTTAGAGGGCCACGGCCACTGCAAACAGACAGGTACCCGTCACACAGGTGCTTGGACCTGTGGTCCGGTCACCTGCTCAGGCTTGGCCGCCAGGGCACAGGCCCCTGTACTGCCCCAGCGCTGTCACCCAGGTTTGGTCGCCTGTCCCGTCCCGCCAGCTGTCCAGTGCAATTCTGCGGGCTCTGCTGGGGGCAGCAGATGGGCAAAGCTCTGGGGCTGTCTGCTCCAGCCGGCCCGGGTAGAGCGGTGACCAGACACTGCCCCGACTTCTCGGCGGCGCCACTGGCTTCCAAAAGCACGAGGTGGGAATCTGAGCCCTGTGCTCCAGGCTGCAGGCCCCTCCCTCAGAGGACCTGACCCATTTTCCATCCAGGTTACAAAGCAGCATCTGAGGAATGACTGAGGGGCAgccagccaggacagccaggcgaGGCATCATGGTGTGTAATCCCTCTCGGCCTCGAAGCCTCAGTACCTGGCTCTGTGTGGTCCAGCTGTCTTCACAAACTCTAACACCTGGGCTATCTCAGAGAAAACCAGCATGGGGTTGGGCAGCAGCCAGCACTGAAACCCAAATCTTCCTATCCTGCCTTTCAATCTTTCTTTCAAAAAGCACTTTGGCTAGGCCATTCCCTGGCAATCTTCAGGGCCCACCCCCTGCTCACAGCCTCCCCACTGGACAGATAATAGGGAGAAAAGAGCAAGCATTCCACAAATGTGGCTATCTCAGCCCAAAGCAATTAGGGCCTCAAGGTCCTGGGGAGAATGGGCGCTCACAGGGACTAACTGGAAGCCCATCCGCCTGCTCCCCAGCCTCAATCACAGCCCTGGAAGGAGGCAGGCACCTGTCACCGCTTGCAGATGAAGAAATGCTGGCCTCAAGAGTTACTGCCTGTAAcctgacagtggtggcgcacgcctttaatgccagcactagagaggcagaggcaggtggatctctgagttcaagaccagccaggtttacagagtgagttccagggcatctaaagctacaaaaagaaaccctgtctcaaaaaacaaacacaaacaaacgaAAGAGTCAATGCCTGAGACAGAGAACAGACTTGGGAAGGACCAGCTAGGCAACACACAGTGACATCTCCTATGACTACCTACACAAGGCATGTGTGCGACACTGGTAAAGTCATTTCAGCCAGAGGCAAAAATCCCAGCCCTGGCACCGACTCCAGCAAACATCCTCAAGCCTCCTCTCTCAAAAGATGCCAGCACCAGATCAGTACAGGTGGGAGCCCCGCTCCATCcaagggccagggccaggcttTCGGTTCAGCCACGCTCCTGCATTAAGCTCTCTGAGCCGCCTGCCAACTTCCCATCCATTCCGTCAGTGTGCGCTGACCGACTAGTCATTCTACACTGAGTGCACGCACCCACTACCTGGCTGAACAGGCTTCATACTGGCCAGGCAATGGGCTCTGGGGTGATGTGCCATCATGTGAGTTGGGGTCAGGCTCTCAGAGGTCTTTCCTCTGAGTCCAGGCTGTGAAACATGCCGAGTTCACACCCAGGATTAATGGGGAAACAAGTATGACCTGTGGGATGggggaacccagagccttggttTCCTGTTAACCTTTCCTTATTGTCCCATCAAGTAGGATGCTCTGAACACGTGAGCCTGCAAATCCAGCTCTGCTAAAACATACCGGTTCTCAACCGAAACTCCTACAGGAACGTAGGCATTTTGTCCAGGCTGGGTCCTGGACAAGCTGGGTGGTCCACTGTGAGGGGATGGATGAGCAatgtgattgtttgtttgtttggtttggtttttttgagacaaggtttcactgggaaacagttctggctgtcctggaactcactctgtagcctaggctggcctcgaactcacagagatccacctggctctgcctctcaagttctgggattaaaggcgtgtgctaccaccgcctggctgatcaGTGTGTTCTTGCCTTTATCACAGTCTTCTCTTCTACACTGGAACACCTAGGTGTCAACATTTCCTAAAAACATCACACAGGGATCCCACATAGTCCCAGGGAACAGAATGAACTTAgctcttccccaagaaagaggctgAGTCCTATCTGTCCAGTCAAAAGCAACAAGGACGGAGACAGGCCCGCCAGGGTTCCTTCTCCCCTCCAAAGCTGAGCTACCTCACTAGCAatgcccccaccctccccacttcACAGACCTCCACCACCCTCCCCCTGCAAAAGCCCTTGGACCTGAAGCCAGTGGTCTGACCTCCTGGCCTCTGAGTGCTCAAGGCTTTGGGGGAGTCCTGGGCAAGGAGCCCTGAGGCAGGTGAGTGCTGACACAATCTGGGAGGCAGACTGTAAAGCTACTACTTGCCCGAGGGTCACTCACCTGCTACACGAGGACTCAGAGGGAGCCACAGTGAGCATTCATCTGACCACTACAGTCCTGGGAGCTGGTCAAGGCCCTCATAAAGCACTGCGGTTCTCCCGGCCTGTTTCTTCATGTGGAAACAGGGAAGGGGACGCTCCTCTGCCCACTTCCCTTGAGACTCAGAGCAGGGTCACAACCAAGGCCAGGATAACCTTATAACCTCAACTCCTACCTCAAGCTGGTGGCTCTCCAGCTCTCACTTCCCTTTCCAGCAAGGGAAGCACACTATGAGAAGGCAAAGGGGGGTAATTTGAAGGGGGAGCCCAAACTATCAGCTCCGCCCAGGGAGTAGTAAGTTTCGGCTGGCGCAAGCACATGGGGACAGGGTTAGTTCTGCAAGGACATGCTGTTCCGGGGCTCATACCCATGTCCTCCTCCATCCACCACCGCTTGAGACGGAGACGAGGACACCGGGTCCCCAGTGGAATGGAACATTCCAACTGAAGTCAACAATGGACCAGGCCAGTTAGCAGcgacaggtgtgtgtggggggagtgtaAAGAGGGTCGATGTGCTGGGGGGTGGGTGGCACAGGTATGCTCCGGGGTTTGTGCACACTTCCTATTCCTGACTTGGGAGGTTCTGCTTTGGGCAGGAGATGAAAAGCAGGCAGACTCTAACAAGCTCTTCCTGAACAAGAAAACTCAAAGCCCCAGCTCCCGCACCTACTGCTCACTTTCCACTCACATCCTTACCCTGGAGAGCATAGGCCAGTTGTCCCCAGCTCCCCGAGGCAGGTGTGTCCAAGGAGGGAGCTAGCTCCTGCTCCTTATTTCTAGGCTGGAAGTAGACAGAATTTCAGAAGTAGAGGACAGGAAAATGGATCCTCCCTGGGCAAACCCAGCAATAATTCTGGGAAGTCACTAGCAAGGAAGAGGGGACAAAGAGAAGGGCTGGATGGTCTAATCAagtggctggggggtggggtgggaggaagagaaggacaagTTTTCCTCAGGGAATCTTCTCGCAGACCATCTATGCGTGGTACCTGGGCCCCGGGCAGAGACAGTGTGCACTGACTCCAGCCCTCTGAAGTGGTTAAGTCTACAGGGATGCTTCCCCTTCCTGTGGTGCTTAGGCTCCAGGCCCCAGGCAGCCCAAGAGAAATGCACGCTGGGAGCCCAGGGCCGCCCCCAGTGCCTGTACTTCCCGCATCTCCCAGCATCTTGCTCACTTCCTGCCCAGTCTTTTGGGGACTAGAGAAGCTACAGGATATGGAGGAAGTGAGCTCCAGCAGCCGACTGCCTGGGGGGCAGGAGAGCGAGACAGTCTGACAGTCCGAAGAGAGTCCTCAGTCCCCAGCTGTGAAAGAGCCAACTAGAAGGCAGCAGCCAAGTACTAGGAGGCGCTCCCACCCGGCCCTCCCACCTCAGGGACGGGACGGGAGAGCGCCCTGGAAAgcttgcctgctgctgctgctgctgctggtcccCTTGAGGCCTCTGtcaactcactcactcactcacaaggACAGTCCCAAGCCAGTCTCTGGGCTCTGGTCTTCAACTCCTCCAGCTCTGGCTAGGTTCGGAAGCCTTAGAGTCTCAGAGCAGGCCGGGGCTCTGGTTCCTGCTGAGGGCGAGGGCAGGAGGAGCACCACCAGACGCTGTTAAAGTCACCACACCCTCGGAGCGCCAGCCAAGCACAAGAAGCCCTGAGGGCCCTTTAAGAGGAGGGGCTACAACccggagaaaagaggaagaggccGGCAGGGGCCCTGGCCCCACCCAGGCATAGTCCCTAACGGCAGACCAAAGATTATGACCCCTTTAGCAACACCAGAAAAGACGGACCGCTTCTGACATTCAACACCCAGTAGAGCAACATGGGCCCAGCACTTCCCAGAGGATGCCTCCTGGGACTTCAGACTCCCTGAATCCTCAGCCTCCGGCTGGCTTCTGGGCTATGGTCCTCCACCAACCCTGAAAGACAGAGGCCTCAGGAAGATTTGTCTTCTTCACTGGGCTGACCACAGTCACTTCCGGCATCCCTTTTTAACTCCAGAAGTTCTAAAGAAACGGAAATCCTTACAATTTCTCCTACACTGGATCATGAAGACACGAGGTTACCCCTGCCAACTTCGTTatccctgccccccctccccgccccccacagtCCAGCAAACCTTTGACAAAGCCCAGACTAGAAGAACAATGTGGATGGGTGAAGAAGAGGAGCTGTGAACAGGGCCACTCACCCAGAGTGGAAATATCCTGTGGGGTATGTCTTTCTAGCCCACTGAAGGAGAAGGTCCCAGACTGCATTCAGCAGACCACCCTATACCACCTACAGGGTGCCAGGCCTGCCCAGCTGGCACTCAACTAACATAAATGGAAATGAATGGGCCCAACATTTTCCAGGGAACGTGGAAGATTACAGCGGGATCAACATTCATTCTATCAAATGAGCCCCGTTCATGTCAGGAGCCACCTCAGTAGCAGCTGAGAGCCCTGGGATGGTTGATTTAGTCTTTTCATGCTAGGCTACTGTAAAGGGTACACCTCCAGCCCCTTCCGGCCACACAGAATGTCATTCCCCAAACAACTATTGTTTGGAACAAGATGATACCCTGTGACAGGGCTTCCAAAGAGACAGGTGGGTCACAAACACTGAAAAAACACGACATTGTTCAGACACAGCCCCACACATCTGTCCCCCTCACCTGGATCAAGCCCAGAAAGTGCCACCTGACAAGCTCCAGGACTGCTGCCACCCTGGGCAGACACTGGAGGACTGTCCTCTGAGAGGTCCATGATATTCCATACCCATACCACACCCCGAGAGTGGGGACACGGTGCCCACTCAGCTGGCCTGTAGTAGACTCTACAGACTAGTCTCTGACCTCGCTGAGCTCCCAGGAGACTTTCGACTCTTCCTGGGGAAGACCGTCTGGAGTCTGGGGGagcggctcagttggtaaagtacttgcttcaCAAGAAagaaacctgagtttgacccctgggggGCTGGCCACCACATGCCTTTCCAGAAGGAAACACCTTAGGATTTCAAGGCATAGTTAACAGATGGATTTCCTCCTGGGGTACCCCACCCCACCATAAGCTTAGTTCACCACACACACGTCCCTGTGGGCTCACCCACTCCCTCTACTCTTCTGGGCTTCTGGCTCAGACTGCCACCTAGTGCCACTGGGAGAGTCTGCAGGCTAGACCACTTAGCTGCCAGCACCCAAAGGCAAGGGATCTGGAGCTCCCCTAGAGCACAGGCTAGCCCCCAGGTGGATGAATTTCATGCATTCCCTGCCTGTACACTGCATATAATGTCCTGTGTCAGGAGTGAAAGGTACCCGAGGGACAGGGATGGCAGGTGGTCACTGTCACCTCTTATTCCCCAGGTCCAGAGAAACAGTGAATACAGTTAGTATCTCTGAGTAGCACAAGAAGCCACAGACAGGTTCATTTTCTATACGGACAGCTAGGAAGCCTGGGACAAGCATGAAGCACTCTCCCCTCGAGATTCTCCCAGCCCTGCCCAATTCctcttttttgttaaaaaatgtttttaggaaGCTCACCCCTTACAACATTTCTAGAAAGCCCCCTGGAACCATTTGCCCATAACTTGAGGGCCCTACACCAACACTGAGAGAGAGCCTGCTTTAGGGTGGAATGAGCCCAGCAGAAAACATCCCAGGCCTCCAAGTCATCATCTACCAGCCTACGAGACggccttggttttcttttcaatttgacTTTATGCTAGCCCATCCTACTCTACtttttcaggacagctagagtcTCACTCGTAGCCAGGTTAGCCTGGACCTCACCAGTAGGCCCCAGGTGCCACTGAAATTGTGGCAACACTCCTCTCTTCCTGAGATACTGGAGTTTAGGctggtcttgttttttgtttggttttgtgagacagggtttc encodes:
- the Pisd gene encoding phosphatidylserine decarboxylase proenzyme, mitochondrial isoform X7, which encodes MCQSEKPQGPELQAAAKWLYFPQLALRRRLGQLSCMSRPALKLRSWPLTILYYLLPFGALRPLSRVGWRPVSRVALYKSVPTRLLSRAWGRLNQVELPSWLRRPVYSLYIWTFGVNMTEAAVEDLQHYRNLSEFFRRKLKPQARPVCGLHSVISPSDGKILTFGQVKNCEVEQVKGVTYSLESFLGPRACTEDLPFPPASSHDSFRNQLVTREGNELYHCVIYLAPGDYHCFHSPTDWTVSHRRHFPGSLMSVNPGMARWIKELFCHNERVVLTGDWKHGFFSLTAVGATNVGSIRIYFDRDLQTNSPRYSKGSYNDLSFVTHANKEGVPMRKGEHLGEFNLGSTIVLIFEAPKDFNFRLKAGQKIRFGEALGSL
- the Pisd gene encoding phosphatidylserine decarboxylase proenzyme, mitochondrial isoform X4 — translated: MAASRGRLRVRSLPGVMPWRSSPGHYDYTAMPHFLGSLQKLPLETFSTGARKIHTAPARSLFLLRPVPILLATGGGYAGYRQYEKYRDQKLEKLGLEIPPKLASHWEVALYKSVPTRLLSRAWGRLNQVELPSWLRRPVYSLYIWTFGVNMTEAAVEDLQHYRNLSEFFRRKLKPQARPVCGLHSVISPSDGKILTFGQVKNCEVEQVKGVTYSLESFLGPRACTEDLPFPPASSHDSFRNQLVTREGNELYHCVIYLAPGDYHCFHSPTDWTVSHRRHFPGSLMSVNPGMARWIKELFCHNERVVLTGDWKHGFFSLTAVGATNVGSIRIYFDRDLQTNSPRYSKGSYNDLSFVTHANKEGVPMRKGEHLGEFNLGSTIVLIFEAPKDFNFRLKAGQKIRFGEALGSL
- the Pisd gene encoding phosphatidylserine decarboxylase proenzyme, mitochondrial isoform X3, which translates into the protein MTILPCPIFWGPYRSCLLKPSARVPEKSILLQPDPCSCCALCPSCWQQAVVMRGTGSMRSTGIRSLRSWDWRFHPSLLVTGRLYFPQLALRRRLGQLSCMSRPALKLRSWPLTILYYLLPFGALRPLSRVGWRPVSRVALYKSVPTRLLSRAWGRLNQVELPSWLRRPVYSLYIWTFGVNMTEAAVEDLQHYRNLSEFFRRKLKPQARPVCGLHSVISPSDGKILTFGQVKNCEVEQVKGVTYSLESFLGPRACTEDLPFPPASSHDSFRNQLVTREGNELYHCVIYLAPGDYHCFHSPTDWTVSHRRHFPGSLMSVNPGMARWIKELFCHNERVVLTGDWKHGFFSLTAVGATNVGSIRIYFDRDLQTNSPRYSKGSYNDLSFVTHANKEGVPMRKGEHLGEFNLGSTIVLIFEAPKDFNFRLKAGQKIRFGEALGSL
- the Pisd gene encoding phosphatidylserine decarboxylase proenzyme, mitochondrial isoform X1, which encodes MTILPCPIFWGPYRSCLLKPSARVPEKSILLQPDPCSCCALCPSCWQQAVVMRGTGSMRSTGIRSLRSWDWRFHPSLLVTGSGRGPLTRACEPRGNRLEALPPATGAVTILDASGEGEGEEGEKQRRVSERAGERAHSCGGSRQPPCAYHNVSVREAARTRAPSSSEMTQALTQAMCEPVSCRLYFPQLALRRRLGQLSCMSRPALKLRSWPLTILYYLLPFGALRPLSRVGWRPVSRVALYKSVPTRLLSRAWGRLNQVELPSWLRRPVYSLYIWTFGVNMTEAAVEDLQHYRNLSEFFRRKLKPQARPVCGLHSVISPSDGKILTFGQVKNCEVEQVKGVTYSLESFLGPRACTEDLPFPPASSHDSFRNQLVTREGNELYHCVIYLAPGDYHCFHSPTDWTVSHRRHFPGSLMSVNPGMARWIKELFCHNERVVLTGDWKHGFFSLTAVGATNVGSIRIYFDRDLQTNSPRYSKGSYNDLSFVTHANKEGVPMRKGEHLGEFNLGSTIVLIFEAPKDFNFRLKAGQKIRFGEALGSL
- the Pisd gene encoding phosphatidylserine decarboxylase proenzyme, mitochondrial isoform X5; amino-acid sequence: MTRSHLYLGSSAGATATAWTVNPGHYDYTAMPHFLGSLQKLPLETFSTGARKIHTAPARSLFLLRPVPILLATGGGYAGYRQYEKYRDQKLEKLGLEIPPKLASHWEVALYKSVPTRLLSRAWGRLNQVELPSWLRRPVYSLYIWTFGVNMTEAAVEDLQHYRNLSEFFRRKLKPQARPVCGLHSVISPSDGKILTFGQVKNCEVEQVKGVTYSLESFLGPRACTEDLPFPPASSHDSFRNQLVTREGNELYHCVIYLAPGDYHCFHSPTDWTVSHRRHFPGSLMSVNPGMARWIKELFCHNERVVLTGDWKHGFFSLTAVGATNVGSIRIYFDRDLQTNSPRYSKGSYNDLSFVTHANKEGVPMRKGEHLGEFNLGSTIVLIFEAPKDFNFRLKAGQKIRFGEALGSL
- the Pisd gene encoding phosphatidylserine decarboxylase proenzyme, mitochondrial isoform X8 is translated as MSRPALKLRSWPLTILYYLLPFGALRPLSRVGWRPVSRVALYKSVPTRLLSRAWGRLNQVELPSWLRRPVYSLYIWTFGVNMTEAAVEDLQHYRNLSEFFRRKLKPQARPVCGLHSVISPSDGKILTFGQVKNCEVEQVKGVTYSLESFLGPRACTEDLPFPPASSHDSFRNQLVTREGNELYHCVIYLAPGDYHCFHSPTDWTVSHRRHFPGSLMSVNPGMARWIKELFCHNERVVLTGDWKHGFFSLTAVGATNVGSIRIYFDRDLQTNSPRYSKGSYNDLSFVTHANKEGVPMRKGEHLGEFNLGSTIVLIFEAPKDFNFRLKAGQKIRFGEALGSL
- the Pisd gene encoding phosphatidylserine decarboxylase proenzyme, mitochondrial isoform X2, whose protein sequence is MLTVAPSESSCSSGRGPLTRACEPRGNRLEALPPATGAVTILDASGEGEGEEGEKQRRVSERAGERAHSCGGSRQPPCAYHNVSVREAARTRAPSSSEMTQALTQAMCEPVSCRLYFPQLALRRRLGQLSCMSRPALKLRSWPLTILYYLLPFGALRPLSRVGWRPVSRVALYKSVPTRLLSRAWGRLNQVELPSWLRRPVYSLYIWTFGVNMTEAAVEDLQHYRNLSEFFRRKLKPQARPVCGLHSVISPSDGKILTFGQVKNCEVEQVKGVTYSLESFLGPRACTEDLPFPPASSHDSFRNQLVTREGNELYHCVIYLAPGDYHCFHSPTDWTVSHRRHFPGSLMSVNPGMARWIKELFCHNERVVLTGDWKHGFFSLTAVGATNVGSIRIYFDRDLQTNSPRYSKGSYNDLSFVTHANKEGVPMRKGEHLGEFNLGSTIVLIFEAPKDFNFRLKAGQKIRFGEALGSL